The genomic region AGCCGATTTCGGGAAGGCTCGCCGATTCGTCACCGGATTCCTGTTCGGCGCTCCCGAACTCCCAATTGACCTCTCCCTTGCCGTTCTTTTCCAGGACGAGCCGGGGCTTGATCAGGCGAACCTCGGGAAGTACCACCTTGCCGCCCAATAGATCCTTGAGGCGAATGCTGAATTCGAGCCGATCGAGAGTGAACATTTCGGGCCGGCTGCCCCAGGGCGTATTGGCCAGTTCGATTTGATCGACGGTAATGCGCGGTGTGGTCGACACGTCGACGGACAGATCGCCCTTGATCGCAAAGCGCCGATCCAACGAAGTGCTGATCGCAGACGACAGCGGGCCACGCAGCCAGTTCCAGTCGAAAAAGGCCGCCAGCAGCACGCCGGCAATGACCAGCACCGCAATGACGATTCCCGTCCATTTCAAGATTTGTCGCATCGTTTCTCTCCCGGCACATGAAAAAAACTCCGCTTCCCCGGCAGGCCGGGAGTTTTCCTCCCGAAGAAGCCACAATAAACACTATTAAAGTGTTCCGTTCGAACTTCGCCTTTCGGTGGGCCGGAAGGCGCAAACTATTGAATCGAAAAAAAGCTTGTCCAATCTTCAGGAAACTTTCCGTTTCCTTTCAGATTGAGGCCCTGAGGCCCGAATGGCTAACTCTTTCTGCACACTTGAACGCCGACCGTTCAATAAATCAGCCCCACCGGCCGATTCCCGCGCGGAACGACGGTAATGCCCGAAGCATCGACATAATAGTGTTGAGCGTCTTGCTCACGATCGAAGCCGATTCGGGAGCCCGGTTCGATGATGTTTTTCTTGTCGACGACGGTTCGCCGCAGCTTGCTGCCCTTGCCGATCTTTACGTAATCGAGAATGATGCACTCGTCCAGTTCCACGCCTTCCTCCAGCACCACCTCGCGCCCGACGATGGAGCGGCGGACCGACGCGGCGCCCACCCAGCAGCCGGATCCGATCAGACTGTCTTCCACGCAAAGCCCGACAATTTTTGCGCAGGGACCGTCGTAGCGGGAAGAACGAACGGGCCAGTGCGGATTGAACAAATCGAACAGTGGCTTTTGTCCGAGAAGATCCAGATGCGCTTTCCAGTAGGATTCGAGCGTGCCGACGTCGCGCCAGTAAGCGGTTTCTTCATACGCTTTGGTGCCCGGCACCCGGTTGGAGGTGAAATCGTAAGCCAGCATGCGGTGCGTCTGAAACAGGCGGGGCAGGATTTCGCTGCCGAAGTCGACCTCCTTCCGCTGGTGCGCCTCCTCGACGATGCTCCTCAATTTTTCGGTCTTGAACAGATAATTGCCCATCGACACATAAGCTCTCCCGGAGTCGCCGGGCATCGGTTTCGGCTGGGCCGGCTTTTCCCGGAAAGCGCAAATCCGGCCTGCCTCGTCGGTTTCCAGCACTCCGAACGAGGTCGCTTCGGCCAACGGCACCGAACGCGCCGCCACGGTGATGTCCGCATCGTTGGCGCAATGAAACTCCGCCATTTGCCGTACGTCCATGCGGTAGACGTGATCGGAGCCGAATACGGCCACCAGATCGGATTGATGCCGGTCCAGCAGCTCGAGGTTTTGATAAACGGCATTGGCCGTGCCTTGAAACCAGTCGTCGCCAAGATGCCTTTGCGGCGGCACTTCCATGACGAAACCGGTGGAAACCCGGGACGTTTCCCAGCTCTTGTGCAGGTGCTCGATCAGAGACTGGGACTTGTACTGGACCAGCACGTAAATCAAATCCACGCTCGAATTGATCAGATTGCTGATCACGAAGTCCACCAGACGGTATTTTCCTCCGAACGGAACCGCCGGCTTCGAACGATGGGAAGTGAGCGGATGAAGACGGGCGCCTTCCCCGCCGGCAAGCACCAGCGCCACTATTCTATCGGTATTTTCCATAACGGCCTCGGCAAAATCTGAAAAATGGCCGCGTCTTGAACGCGGTTTCAATTTTAGACGGCGGTCGGGGTGTCGAGTTCACCCGGGCAAGGACTGCTTAAATAACCTGTTTTTGCCTGGCAGAGAAAGAAAGAGAGGCCCGGCTTCGGGTGGTGGATACCCCAGGACACAAATGCGCCTGGCTTAACTGCAATAATCTGCTTCCCGTTCCGGCCGGCCTTTTGTTAATCTTTCCGGATGCGGCAGAGCGTCTTCCCGGCAATCGAAGCGGCTCGACCTTTCAAAGGTCGCAACATTCTTCTTATCATCAACAAATCGGCCGATGCATGTTTGACTTATCCGCTCCCGTCGTGGCTTTGCTGACACCCTTCGACCGCAAGGGCAGGATCGACCGGCGGGCTTTCGCGCCCTATTTGTCGGCGCTTTCCGGCTGGGGCGTGCGCTCGGCCGTATGCAACGGCACGACCGCCGAATTTCCGTCGCTGACTCTGACCGAGCGGCAAAACCTTCTCGAATTCGCGAGAGGCCATTTTTCGGGAACGCTGATCAATAACGTCAGCTCGACCTGCGTGAAAGACAGCCGGAAACTGATCCGCGGCACGCAAGGACTCGGCGATGCCGTTTTGCTGCTGCCTCCGTATTATTATGCCGGAGCTGGTCACGAAGGGCTGTGCCGCTTTTTTGCCGAAACGCTGGCGGGTGTTTCGCTGCCGGTCTTTCTGTATAATTTTCCGCAGCATACCGGCAATCCGGTCGACGGCCATTTGATAGGCAGGCTTCTCGGCCGGGGCATCGAACTGGCTGGAATCAAGGATTCGAGCGGCCGCCTGGAACATGCCGCCGCTTATCAAGCGCAATTTCCGCAACTGAAAATATTCCATGCGAACGACTTCGAAGCCCTGGCAGCCTTGCAAGCCGGCTTGACGGGATCGGTCAGCGGCGGCGCCAATCCCCTGCCCGAATTTTTGCTTGCCGTCCGAAAATATTTCGGCGCTGCGGACGGCAAGGCGCAAGCGCTTCAGCGCGCTTTCAACGTCTGGAACGATTACCGGACCGGAAGCTCTTTTCCCGAGATTCCTCTGGTGAAAGCAGCGATGGGCGCGCGTCTTGCCGACTTCCCGATCCACGTCCGGGCGCCGTTTACCGCCCTTCCCGCCGAAGCCCTGGGCCCGGTTCGGGCAAAAGTCGAAGCATGTCTGGCCGCGCTGGACGTCGTTCTTGACAATCGGTCGTGAAAGCGCCCCCCCGAACGTGTCCCAATAAAGAAGATAGGTCTTAAAAGCTGAATCGCTGAAAACTCGGCGGCTTTTCAATGCTTACTGCATCACAAGTAAATCTGCGCCATCCGCCGCCAGAATCGGCCCTGGTGGGCCCGCCCGTCCCATTCGTGCAGAACGTGCCCGATGCCTTTGGACCACAACAGATGGCTCAGATGGTGATTGTTGCCGAGAAACGGATCCTCTTTGCCGACCGCGAGCACGATGTCCATCCGGCGCAAATGCTCGAGGCGCCAGGGACAATCGAGACCCGAAAGAAAATGGGTAGGCGTGTTGAAGTAGATGTTGTCGTCATAATAGCCGTTAAACAGGTTGTGGAAGCTTTCCACTGCCAGCGTCAGATCGTAGCGGCCGGAAAACGCACACAGCTTCTGAAACAGATGCGGGTGGCGAAAAGCGATGTTGGCGGCATGAAAAGCACCCAGGCTGCAACCGTGTGCAATCGTGCAGGGATGGGCGTTCCTGCTCGCGAGAAAGGGCAGAACCTCCTGCAGTACGTATTCCTCGAACTGGATATGGCGCTGAATCCGGTCTGCCGGATGGCGCCAATCGCAGTAAAAAGTCTCCCGGTCGATACTGTCCACGCACGCCAGTTGCAGATGCCCCGCGTTGATTTTATCGGCCAACACGTCGACGATGCCGAGATTTTCATATTCGTAAAAACGCCCTTCCCTCGTCGGAAAGATCAGAACTTTCGCTCCGGCATGGCCGAACAACAGCAATTCCATGTTCCGTTCAAGGCGGTGACTATACCAATAGTGGTATTCCCGATTCATAATTCGCTGAAAAAATGATGCAATTCCGCTAACAACGCGTTTTCCTGTTCAACCCGGCGG from Methylosarcina fibrata AML-C10 harbors:
- a CDS encoding esterase family protein; the protein is MELLLFGHAGAKVLIFPTREGRFYEYENLGIVDVLADKINAGHLQLACVDSIDRETFYCDWRHPADRIQRHIQFEEYVLQEVLPFLASRNAHPCTIAHGCSLGAFHAANIAFRHPHLFQKLCAFSGRYDLTLAVESFHNLFNGYYDDNIYFNTPTHFLSGLDCPWRLEHLRRMDIVLAVGKEDPFLGNNHHLSHLLWSKGIGHVLHEWDGRAHQGRFWRRMAQIYL
- a CDS encoding dihydrodipicolinate synthase family protein — translated: MFDLSAPVVALLTPFDRKGRIDRRAFAPYLSALSGWGVRSAVCNGTTAEFPSLTLTERQNLLEFARGHFSGTLINNVSSTCVKDSRKLIRGTQGLGDAVLLLPPYYYAGAGHEGLCRFFAETLAGVSLPVFLYNFPQHTGNPVDGHLIGRLLGRGIELAGIKDSSGRLEHAAAYQAQFPQLKIFHANDFEALAALQAGLTGSVSGGANPLPEFLLAVRKYFGAADGKAQALQRAFNVWNDYRTGSSFPEIPLVKAAMGARLADFPIHVRAPFTALPAEALGPVRAKVEACLAALDVVLDNRS
- a CDS encoding glucose-1-phosphate adenylyltransferase translates to MENTDRIVALVLAGGEGARLHPLTSHRSKPAVPFGGKYRLVDFVISNLINSSVDLIYVLVQYKSQSLIEHLHKSWETSRVSTGFVMEVPPQRHLGDDWFQGTANAVYQNLELLDRHQSDLVAVFGSDHVYRMDVRQMAEFHCANDADITVAARSVPLAEATSFGVLETDEAGRICAFREKPAQPKPMPGDSGRAYVSMGNYLFKTEKLRSIVEEAHQRKEVDFGSEILPRLFQTHRMLAYDFTSNRVPGTKAYEETAYWRDVGTLESYWKAHLDLLGQKPLFDLFNPHWPVRSSRYDGPCAKIVGLCVEDSLIGSGCWVGAASVRRSIVGREVVLEEGVELDECIILDYVKIGKGSKLRRTVVDKKNIIEPGSRIGFDREQDAQHYYVDASGITVVPRGNRPVGLIY